One Mus musculus strain C57BL/6J chromosome X, GRCm38.p6 C57BL/6J DNA window includes the following coding sequences:
- the Prrg3 gene encoding transmembrane gamma-carboxyglutamic acid protein 3 isoform X1: MAVFLEAKNAHAVLKRFPRANEFLEELRQGTIERECMEEICSYEEVKEVFENKEKTMEFWKGYPNAVYSVRDPSQSSDAMYVVVPLLGVVLLIVIALFIIWRCQLQKATRHHPSYAQNRYLASRAGHNLPRVMVYRGTVHSQGESSGHREAGNNPQIVMGPSRGGRTTVRLESTLYLPELSLSRLSSATPPPSYEEVTAPQEGSSEEASVSYSDPPPKYEEIVAASPSADK, translated from the exons ATGGCTG TATTTCTAGAAGCAAAAAATGCCCATGCAGTCCTGAAACGGTTTCCTCGTGCCAATGAGTTCCTGGAGGAGCTACGTCAGGGCACCATTGAGCGGGAGTGCATGGAAGAGATCTGCAGTTATGAAGAGGTCAAGGAAGTATTTGAGAACAAAGAGAAAACG ATGGAGTTCTGGAAGGGATACCCAAACGCAGTCTACTCAGTTCGAGACCCCTCACAGAGCTCAGATGCTATGTATGTGGTGGTGCCCCTTCTGGGGGTAGTCTTGCTGATTGTCATTGCCTTGTTTATCATCTGGAGGTGCCAACTGCAGAAAGCAACTCGTCACCACCCCTCCTATGCTCAGAACCGATACCTAGCCAGTCGTGCTGGGCACAACCTCCCCCGTGTCATGGTGTACAGAGGTACTGTGCACAGCCAGGGAGAGTCCTCTGGGCACCGTGAGGCAGGAAATAACCCACAGATAGTTATGGGACCCAGCCGGGGAGGCAGAACCACTGTCAGGCTGGAGAGTACCCTCTACCtccctgagctctctctctccagactATCCAGTGCTACCCCTCCCCCTTCCTATGAGGAGGTGACTGCACCCCAGGAGGGCAGCAGTGAGGAGGCCAGTGTCTCTTACAGTGACCCTCCCCCAAAGTATGAAGAGATTGTGGCAGCCAGCCCCAGTGCAGACAAGTAG